From the genome of Gracilibacillus salitolerans, one region includes:
- a CDS encoding pyruvate, water dikinase regulatory protein: protein MEKAIIYVVSDSVGETAEFVTKAALSQFMSENDYDLYRIPYVENIEVLRGAVYHANQLGAMIGFTLVNPMFREFLIQEAKNKNVECVDIMGPMLQAMERKFKKRPKQEPGLIHKLDEDYFRRVEAIEFAVRYDDGRDPRGVQQADIVLIGVSRTSKTPLSQYLAHKQLKVANVPIVPEVEPPTSLFEIPSHKCIGLRISPEKLNDIRKERLKSLGLGDQAAYANVDRIASELDYFNKIIHQLGCPVIDVSNKAVEETANIILNMINQPYWDLHDNKANE, encoded by the coding sequence ATGGAAAAAGCAATCATTTATGTTGTTTCTGATTCCGTTGGAGAAACGGCAGAATTTGTTACAAAGGCAGCACTCAGTCAATTTATGAGTGAAAATGACTATGATTTATATCGAATTCCCTATGTAGAAAATATTGAAGTTTTGCGTGGTGCCGTTTACCACGCAAACCAATTAGGTGCAATGATTGGATTCACGTTAGTCAACCCAATGTTTAGAGAGTTTTTAATTCAAGAAGCAAAGAATAAAAATGTTGAATGTGTTGATATAATGGGTCCGATGCTACAGGCAATGGAACGGAAATTTAAAAAGAGACCTAAACAAGAGCCAGGACTTATTCATAAACTGGATGAAGATTATTTTAGAAGAGTAGAAGCGATAGAATTTGCAGTTCGTTATGATGATGGCAGAGATCCAAGAGGAGTACAACAAGCCGATATCGTATTAATTGGGGTTTCACGAACATCCAAAACACCGTTATCCCAATATTTGGCACACAAACAATTAAAGGTTGCGAATGTTCCAATCGTTCCAGAAGTAGAACCACCTACTTCATTATTTGAAATTCCTAGTCATAAATGTATTGGATTAAGAATAAGTCCTGAAAAATTAAATGATATTAGGAAAGAACGGTTAAAAAGTCTTGGATTGGGCGATCAAGCCGCCTATGCGAATGTAGACCGCATTGCATCTGAATTAGATTACTTTAATAAGATTATTCATCAACTTGGATGTCCGGTTATTGATGTGTCGAATAAAGCTGTCGAAGAAACGGCTAATATCATTCTAAATATGATTAATCAACCTTATTGGGATTTGCATGATAACAAGGCAAATGAATGA
- a CDS encoding tRNA (adenine(22)-N(1))-methyltransferase, translating into MLSKRLEQLAEYLQNPIHFADIGSDHAYLPCYVCSRHERATAIAGEVNQGPFERAKKTVREHELSDRIEVRKGNGLDVIKEKEVNQITIAGMGGKLIRTILEEGQAKLSGVSRLILQPNIDAQLVRKWLIEHHYKIVAEEIIAEDGYIYEVIVSDYRKEPLHLSEHELLFGPYLLQEKSDVFLKKWFHEKEKRSKLINQMKQATILPVEKIKKLETEMEWIEEVIEDDNR; encoded by the coding sequence ATGCTATCAAAAAGACTAGAACAACTAGCTGAATACCTACAGAATCCAATCCATTTTGCTGATATTGGTTCTGATCATGCTTATTTACCATGTTATGTTTGTTCACGACATGAACGTGCAACAGCCATTGCAGGGGAAGTTAATCAAGGTCCGTTTGAAAGGGCAAAGAAAACCGTTAGAGAACATGAACTAAGTGATCGAATTGAAGTAAGAAAAGGGAATGGCTTGGATGTTATTAAGGAAAAAGAAGTGAATCAAATTACCATAGCTGGTATGGGAGGTAAACTAATTCGAACCATATTGGAGGAAGGTCAGGCTAAATTATCTGGTGTCTCACGATTAATTTTACAGCCTAATATTGATGCCCAACTCGTTCGTAAGTGGTTAATAGAGCATCACTATAAGATTGTAGCAGAAGAGATTATTGCAGAGGATGGATATATTTATGAGGTCATTGTCAGTGATTATCGAAAAGAGCCACTTCATCTTTCTGAACATGAATTATTATTTGGTCCATATCTTTTACAGGAAAAGAGTGATGTTTTTTTGAAGAAATGGTTCCATGAAAAAGAAAAACGCTCGAAGCTAATTAATCAGATGAAACAGGCTACTATTTTGCCGGTTGAAAAAATCAAGAAGCTGGAAACAGAAATGGAATGGATTGAGGAGGTAATAGAAGATGACAACCGTTAA
- the dnaG gene encoding DNA primase: protein MAYQVSDETIESLRHANDVVDIVGEYVQLKKQGRNYFGLCPFHSENTPSFSVNQDKQIYHCFGCGKGGNVITFIMEMEGYTFQQSIRYLAEKSGQSIPELKETGSERVNNEEQAILDAYQWLVKLYHHLLRHSKDGKKALEYLYSRGFSDEAIDQFQIGYSPTSRDFIAQFLEKKGFHKQVMANAGLLTVGNDGNYFDRFQARVIFPIRNHLGKTIGFVGRTISDQEPKYLNSPESSLFKKSKLLYNFDLARSEIRKKGEVILFEGSADVIAAHQAGVTNGVASLGTSLTESHASLLRRYVDTVLLCYDGDNAGQNATYKAIQLLKKVGCTIKVAALPHNYDPDQFIQEYGSDKFRAQVIETADTEMVFLMKYLKKNFNLKLEGDRLQYVERVIGEIAQLESSIERDHYLRELAEEFNIAYDALSQELKSRMRNIKKNDDNRQRFGNTNGGNQQKYAAKKLNVLPPAYQNAERRLVAFMLQNTHIAEKVRETIGSKFNLEQHQIIVTHLYGYYEEGNPPDPSHFLTYLDDAKLQQTVVELSMMDHSWEMSEKELQDYIHLIQSEQTDNGKIKQLQQQMKQLEKTDPKEAAKVAMEIIKIKQQSKNWS from the coding sequence ATGGCCTATCAAGTGTCAGATGAAACGATTGAATCACTTCGTCATGCAAATGATGTTGTTGATATTGTAGGAGAATATGTTCAATTAAAAAAACAAGGTCGAAATTATTTTGGACTTTGTCCATTTCACTCAGAAAATACACCTTCTTTTTCCGTAAATCAAGATAAACAAATTTATCATTGTTTTGGATGCGGTAAAGGTGGTAACGTCATTACATTTATTATGGAAATGGAAGGATATACTTTCCAACAGTCTATTCGTTATTTAGCAGAAAAATCTGGTCAGTCTATTCCTGAATTAAAAGAAACAGGAAGTGAAAGGGTTAATAACGAGGAGCAGGCAATTTTAGATGCTTACCAATGGTTAGTAAAGCTTTATCATCATTTATTACGCCATTCAAAAGATGGGAAAAAAGCTTTGGAATATCTATATAGTAGAGGTTTTTCAGATGAGGCAATCGATCAGTTTCAAATTGGTTATTCACCAACATCAAGAGATTTTATTGCACAATTTTTAGAAAAAAAAGGTTTCCACAAGCAAGTAATGGCCAATGCAGGATTATTAACTGTTGGAAATGACGGAAATTATTTTGATCGATTCCAAGCAAGAGTAATTTTTCCAATCCGTAATCACTTAGGTAAAACAATTGGATTTGTAGGAAGAACCATTTCAGATCAGGAACCTAAATATCTAAATAGTCCTGAATCATCTTTGTTTAAAAAGAGTAAATTACTCTACAACTTTGATCTAGCTAGAAGTGAAATTCGGAAAAAAGGAGAAGTAATACTTTTTGAAGGATCTGCAGATGTTATCGCAGCTCATCAAGCTGGCGTTACTAATGGAGTAGCATCGTTAGGAACTTCTTTAACAGAATCACATGCCAGTCTTTTAAGAAGGTATGTCGATACTGTTCTCCTTTGTTATGATGGCGATAATGCCGGCCAAAATGCTACTTATAAAGCTATTCAGTTATTGAAAAAGGTCGGTTGTACCATAAAAGTAGCAGCATTACCTCATAATTATGATCCAGATCAATTCATTCAAGAATATGGAAGTGACAAATTCCGAGCACAGGTTATTGAAACTGCTGATACAGAAATGGTCTTCTTAATGAAGTACTTAAAAAAGAATTTTAATTTAAAACTTGAAGGAGATCGACTGCAATATGTAGAAAGAGTAATTGGGGAAATTGCACAGTTAGAAAGTTCTATTGAAAGAGATCATTATCTTCGAGAACTAGCCGAAGAGTTTAATATCGCTTATGATGCTTTATCACAAGAATTAAAGTCTCGAATGCGAAATATCAAAAAAAATGATGATAACCGGCAAAGGTTTGGTAATACTAATGGTGGAAATCAACAGAAATATGCAGCGAAAAAGTTAAATGTCTTACCGCCAGCATATCAAAATGCTGAACGCCGATTGGTTGCATTTATGTTACAAAATACTCACATTGCAGAAAAAGTCAGAGAAACGATTGGATCTAAGTTTAATTTAGAGCAACATCAAATTATTGTAACCCATTTGTACGGATATTATGAAGAAGGGAATCCACCTGATCCCAGTCATTTCTTAACATATCTGGATGACGCAAAACTTCAACAAACAGTTGTCGAACTATCAATGATGGATCATTCTTGGGAAATGTCAGAGAAGGAGCTGCAAGATTATATCCATCTTATTCAATCAGAACAGACAGATAATGGAAAAATCAAACAACTGCAACAACAAATGAAACAGTTAGAGAAAACAGATCCAAAAGAAGCAGCTAAAGTAGCAATGGAGATTATAAAGATAAAACAACAATCGAAAAATTGGAGTTAG
- the glyQ gene encoding glycine--tRNA ligase subunit alpha produces MNIQEMILTLQKHWSDQNCILMQAYDVEKGAGTMSPMTLLRSLGPEPWNVAYVEPSRRPADGRYGQNPNRLYQHHQFQVIMKPSPDNIQELYLESLEKLGIDPKYHDIRFVEDNWENPTLGAAGLGWEVWLDGMEITQFTYFQQIGGLEAKPVAVEITYGIERLASYIQDKENVFDLEWTEGVTVGDIFYQPEYEHSKYTFEESNTEMLFELFSTYEGEAKRAMKKDLVFPAYDYVLKCSHTFNLLDAKGVISVTERTGYIGRVRNLAREIAKLYVAERERLGFPMLKGEENRHENN; encoded by the coding sequence ATGAATATTCAAGAGATGATCTTAACTTTACAAAAGCATTGGTCAGATCAAAACTGTATCTTAATGCAAGCATATGACGTTGAAAAAGGGGCCGGAACGATGTCGCCAATGACCCTTTTGCGCAGTCTTGGACCGGAACCATGGAACGTCGCATATGTCGAGCCATCACGCCGTCCAGCAGATGGGCGCTATGGACAAAACCCAAATAGATTGTATCAACACCATCAATTCCAAGTTATTATGAAACCCTCTCCAGACAATATACAAGAACTATATTTGGAATCATTAGAAAAGCTAGGTATTGACCCTAAGTATCATGATATTCGTTTTGTCGAAGATAATTGGGAAAACCCAACATTAGGAGCAGCTGGTCTGGGATGGGAAGTTTGGTTAGATGGTATGGAAATCACACAATTCACTTATTTCCAGCAAATTGGTGGTCTAGAGGCGAAGCCGGTAGCAGTGGAAATCACGTATGGGATTGAGCGTTTAGCTTCTTATATTCAAGATAAAGAAAATGTATTTGATTTAGAATGGACAGAAGGTGTAACAGTTGGGGATATTTTCTATCAGCCAGAGTATGAGCATTCAAAGTACACATTCGAGGAATCCAATACAGAAATGCTTTTTGAATTATTTTCTACATACGAGGGAGAAGCAAAGCGGGCAATGAAAAAAGATTTGGTTTTTCCTGCGTACGATTATGTTCTGAAATGCTCTCACACCTTTAATTTATTAGACGCAAAAGGAGTCATTTCCGTAACAGAACGAACAGGATACATTGGACGTGTCCGTAATTTAGCGAGAGAGATTGCTAAGCTATATGTAGCAGAAAGAGAAAGACTTGGATTCCCAATGTTGAAAGGAGAAGAAAATCGTCATGAAAACAACTAA
- a CDS encoding Nif3-like dinuclear metal center hexameric protein, translating to MTTVKDVIRLFEKWVPKHYAESWDNIGLQVGAKEQKVNKLMITLDVVEGVVDEAIEKNVDFIISHHPLLFKGLTHIDFQDPKGRVVKKLIQHDIAVYAAHTNLDVANGGVNDLLAQRLEMTNTKVLVPTVEEQLLKFIVYVPKTHLKYVVHALGDAGAGHIGNYSHCTFRTAGTGAFKPLEGTTPFLGNQGEIEEVDEYKIETIIKQSQLSPVLQAAVKAHPYEEMAYDLVPLSNKGKQEGLGRIGKLSKPMKLSEYAEVVKRNLNIPALRYVGDQDQVIKKVAVLGGSGKGYIDVARNAGADLYITGDLTFHEAQDAEEAGLCLIDPGHHVEEVMKEGVKDYFLANLDALPEKIEVEISSLSTDPFRYQ from the coding sequence ATGACAACCGTTAAAGATGTTATTCGTTTATTTGAGAAATGGGTTCCTAAGCACTATGCAGAGTCTTGGGATAATATAGGTCTACAAGTAGGAGCAAAGGAGCAAAAAGTGAATAAACTAATGATCACGTTAGATGTAGTAGAAGGTGTCGTAGATGAAGCGATTGAGAAAAACGTTGATTTCATTATCTCGCACCATCCACTATTATTCAAAGGTTTAACGCATATTGATTTTCAAGATCCTAAAGGCCGAGTAGTGAAGAAATTAATCCAACATGATATAGCTGTGTATGCAGCCCATACAAACCTGGATGTAGCAAATGGTGGTGTAAACGACCTGCTGGCACAAAGGTTAGAAATGACAAATACAAAGGTTTTAGTGCCGACGGTCGAGGAACAACTATTGAAATTTATCGTTTATGTTCCCAAAACACACTTAAAGTATGTGGTCCATGCCTTAGGAGATGCTGGGGCCGGACATATTGGTAACTACAGCCATTGTACGTTCCGAACTGCAGGAACCGGTGCATTTAAACCGTTAGAGGGAACAACCCCTTTTCTTGGTAATCAAGGCGAGATCGAGGAAGTTGATGAATATAAAATAGAAACGATTATAAAACAATCACAATTGTCACCAGTCTTGCAAGCAGCTGTAAAGGCACATCCATATGAAGAAATGGCATATGATCTAGTTCCGCTCTCTAACAAAGGTAAACAAGAGGGATTAGGTCGTATTGGTAAGCTCTCTAAACCGATGAAGTTATCTGAGTATGCTGAAGTTGTAAAGCGTAATTTAAATATCCCAGCATTACGTTATGTTGGAGATCAAGATCAGGTGATTAAGAAAGTGGCTGTACTAGGTGGCAGTGGAAAAGGGTATATTGATGTAGCTCGTAATGCTGGTGCTGATCTTTATATAACTGGCGATTTAACCTTTCATGAAGCTCAAGACGCCGAGGAGGCAGGTCTCTGCCTGATTGACCCAGGTCACCATGTCGAGGAAGTAATGAAAGAAGGAGTAAAAGATTATTTCTTAGCAAACCTTGATGCATTACCAGAAAAAATCGAAGTAGAGATCTCATCTTTATCAACCGATCCATTTCGTTATCAATAA
- a CDS encoding YqzL family protein, with protein MIDVPWKIFSQTGNIEAYLWMKQVELDEEEEEGIDDTLLEDTHF; from the coding sequence GTGATCGATGTACCATGGAAAATATTTAGTCAAACAGGCAATATTGAAGCGTACTTATGGATGAAACAAGTTGAGTTGGATGAAGAAGAAGAAGAAGGAATAGACGATACGTTATTAGAGGATACGCATTTTTAA
- the cccA gene encoding cytochrome c550 encodes MKKNPVIPFALIAVLGILAMIILSVVGLNEQEKIAGGDEEGETTEADPEALIQSCIGCHGGDLEGGSGPSLNDVHERLSVEEIESMIINGSENGNMPGGLVSNEEAAVLAEWLSEGQE; translated from the coding sequence ATGAAGAAAAATCCAGTTATACCTTTTGCACTTATTGCAGTTCTTGGGATTTTAGCAATGATCATTTTATCTGTAGTTGGACTAAATGAACAAGAAAAAATTGCTGGTGGAGATGAAGAAGGAGAGACAACAGAGGCAGATCCAGAAGCACTAATTCAAAGCTGTATTGGATGTCATGGTGGAGACTTAGAGGGTGGAAGTGGTCCATCTCTAAATGATGTTCATGAGAGATTAAGTGTTGAGGAAATTGAAAGTATGATTATCAACGGTTCCGAAAATGGAAATATGCCTGGTGGATTAGTAAGTAATGAGGAAGCCGCGGTGTTAGCTGAATGGCTGTCTGAAGGGCAAGAATAA
- the recO gene encoding DNA repair protein RecO gives MFEKVEGFILKTQDYGETHKIVTLLTPTLGKVGAIARGAKKTKSRMAAITQPFIHGSYLIQPGSGLATIQQGEMITSFRKIREDIFKTAYTSYLAELTDKLVDAKKYNPFIYQQLLHTIERINDDKDAEILTMIYEWKMYKEAGFAPVVTQCVSCGNSQDLKAFSISNGGLLCRNCVRLDENAISIPEKVAKLMALFAWVEVEQIGNISVKAENKMILQRIMDQYYEEHGGYYLKSKRFLKQMSQLNDKL, from the coding sequence GTGTTTGAAAAAGTTGAAGGCTTCATTTTGAAAACACAGGATTATGGGGAAACTCATAAAATTGTGACATTATTAACACCAACACTAGGAAAAGTTGGTGCCATAGCAAGAGGTGCAAAGAAAACTAAAAGTAGAATGGCTGCTATTACGCAGCCATTTATTCATGGTTCGTATCTTATACAGCCAGGGTCTGGTCTTGCTACTATTCAGCAGGGTGAAATGATTACTTCTTTTCGAAAAATAAGAGAAGATATATTTAAAACAGCCTATACAAGTTATTTAGCAGAATTAACGGATAAATTGGTCGATGCTAAAAAGTATAACCCATTTATCTATCAGCAATTATTACATACGATTGAGCGAATAAATGATGATAAGGATGCCGAGATATTAACAATGATCTATGAATGGAAAATGTATAAAGAAGCAGGGTTCGCTCCTGTAGTGACACAATGTGTTTCATGCGGAAACTCCCAAGATTTAAAAGCATTTTCTATTTCGAATGGTGGGTTGTTATGCAGGAATTGTGTACGGTTAGATGAGAATGCGATTTCGATACCTGAAAAAGTAGCAAAACTAATGGCGTTATTCGCTTGGGTTGAAGTGGAACAAATCGGGAATATTTCAGTAAAAGCTGAAAATAAAATGATATTGCAGCGAATCATGGATCAATATTACGAAGAGCATGGCGGGTATTATTTGAAGTCCAAAAGATTTTTGAAACAGATGAGTCAGTTAAATGATAAATTATAA
- the glyS gene encoding glycine--tRNA ligase subunit beta, whose translation MKTTNVLFEVGLEEMPARFMNDTEKQLKSKTIDWLKDIRLAYQNLTTYITPRRFAVLIEGLDYKQADQEEEAKGPALKIAKDDDGNWTKAAIGFSKGQGKSIDDLYLKEVNGTEYVFVNKFLEGKTQEELLSDFKDIILGLNFPKNMRWADQNLRYIRPIKWLVALQDEKVIPFEIAGVHTSNKSFGHRFLGGRIEINTPSSYAQLLNDQYVIAETKKRQEMIFNGIRQLEQEKGWKIPIDGDLLTEVTHLVEYPTVFFGHFSEEFLHIPKEVLITSMKEHQRYFPVQTENNQLLPYFIGVRNGTSDHIDTVSRGNEKVLRARLQDAQFFYDEDQKQSIDNNLTQLDRMVFQESLGTIGDKVKRVTEISEIIATELDLSEQEKTQIERAARISKFDLVTNMVNEFTELQGIMGRKYATIFGEEDVVAQAIEEHYMPRNANDELPASIVGSVVSIADKIDTIVGCFAVGLIPSGSQDPYALRRQALGILQINQHNSWDLNINQLIEKVFALFDAKDISKAAEKSHVLNHLESFFKQRAAYIMKEAGIEADIIDAVLVNELSDFSLLLDKAQLLKEKRADSIFKDKQEAFVRVMNLATKAEGNKTIEPSLFEKNEENKLYQTYIDIKDHYQNAIAKKDAKAALDQLTPLVEPIHHFFDNTMVMADDEKIRDNRLALLKVIASEINKFADLTKVQWKQTQVVKD comes from the coding sequence ATGAAAACAACTAATGTTTTGTTTGAAGTTGGTTTAGAAGAAATGCCAGCTCGTTTTATGAATGATACCGAAAAGCAATTAAAGAGTAAAACGATCGATTGGTTAAAAGATATTCGATTAGCTTATCAAAATCTAACAACATATATAACACCAAGGAGATTTGCTGTATTAATTGAAGGGTTAGACTATAAACAAGCAGATCAAGAAGAAGAAGCAAAAGGACCTGCTTTGAAAATTGCTAAAGATGATGATGGCAATTGGACGAAAGCAGCAATCGGTTTCTCTAAAGGACAGGGGAAGTCTATAGATGATCTATATCTAAAAGAAGTTAACGGCACGGAGTATGTATTTGTAAATAAATTTTTAGAAGGTAAAACACAGGAAGAGTTGTTATCAGATTTTAAAGATATCATTCTTGGCTTGAACTTTCCTAAAAATATGCGTTGGGCAGATCAAAACTTACGCTATATTCGTCCAATAAAATGGCTTGTGGCATTACAAGATGAAAAAGTTATTCCATTTGAGATAGCTGGAGTACACACAAGTAATAAGAGTTTCGGACATCGCTTTTTAGGTGGAAGGATAGAGATAAATACTCCATCTTCATACGCACAACTTTTAAATGATCAATATGTGATTGCGGAAACAAAGAAGCGACAAGAGATGATTTTCAATGGGATCAGACAACTGGAACAAGAAAAGGGATGGAAAATTCCAATTGATGGTGATTTATTAACAGAAGTGACTCATCTAGTAGAGTACCCAACTGTATTCTTTGGCCATTTTAGTGAGGAATTTTTGCATATACCAAAAGAAGTGCTTATTACATCAATGAAAGAACATCAACGTTACTTCCCTGTACAAACTGAAAATAATCAGTTGTTGCCATATTTTATTGGTGTGCGTAATGGTACAAGTGACCACATTGATACAGTGTCAAGAGGTAATGAAAAGGTATTACGGGCGAGATTACAGGATGCACAGTTTTTCTATGATGAGGATCAAAAACAATCGATTGATAATAATTTAACACAATTAGATCGCATGGTTTTCCAGGAAAGTCTCGGAACAATTGGAGACAAAGTAAAACGAGTAACAGAAATAAGCGAAATAATTGCAACTGAATTAGATCTCTCTGAACAAGAAAAAACTCAAATTGAAAGAGCTGCAAGGATAAGTAAATTTGATCTGGTTACAAACATGGTCAATGAATTTACAGAACTCCAGGGGATAATGGGGAGAAAATATGCCACCATTTTTGGTGAAGAGGATGTAGTAGCACAAGCAATCGAGGAACATTATATGCCGAGGAATGCCAATGATGAATTGCCAGCTAGTATCGTTGGGTCTGTTGTAAGTATTGCAGACAAAATCGATACCATTGTCGGATGTTTTGCTGTAGGGTTGATACCAAGTGGCTCTCAAGATCCTTATGCATTAAGAAGACAAGCGCTAGGCATCTTGCAAATCAATCAACATAACAGTTGGGATTTAAATATTAATCAATTGATTGAAAAAGTATTTGCTTTATTTGATGCAAAAGATATTTCTAAAGCTGCTGAAAAATCTCACGTATTAAATCATTTAGAATCATTTTTTAAACAACGTGCTGCATATATTATGAAAGAAGCAGGTATTGAAGCTGATATCATCGATGCGGTTCTTGTTAACGAATTATCTGATTTCTCCTTACTGTTAGATAAAGCACAGTTATTGAAAGAAAAACGTGCAGACTCAATTTTTAAAGACAAACAAGAAGCTTTTGTTCGTGTAATGAATTTAGCAACGAAAGCGGAAGGCAATAAAACTATTGAACCTAGCCTTTTTGAAAAAAATGAGGAAAATAAGTTATATCAAACATATATAGATATAAAAGATCATTACCAGAATGCAATTGCAAAAAAAGATGCCAAAGCAGCGCTGGACCAGTTAACACCATTAGTAGAGCCAATTCACCATTTCTTTGACAATACAATGGTAATGGCTGATGATGAAAAAATTCGTGATAATCGTTTAGCTTTATTGAAAGTAATCGCCAGTGAAATTAATAAATTTGCAGATTTAACCAAGGTCCAATGGAAGCAAACGCAGGTCGTAAAGGACTGA
- the rpoD gene encoding RNA polymerase sigma factor RpoD, translating into MAENKPSRSKEAELTIEQAKDQLLELGKKRGVLAYEEVAERLSNFDLESDQMDEFYEFLNEQGVEVIGDSDEDPTMQQLSKEEEFDLNDLSVPLGIKINDPVRMYLKEIGRVDLLSASEEIDLAKKIEEGDEYAKKRLAEANLRLVVSIAKRYVGRGMLFLDLIQEGNMGLIKAVEKFDFRKGFKFSTYATWWIRQAITRAIADQARTIRIPVHMVETINKLIRVQRQLLQDLGREPTPEEIAKDMDLTPDKVREILKIAQEPVSLETPIGEEDDSHLGDFIEDQEATSPSDHAAYELLKEQLEDVLDTLTDREENVLRLRFGLDDGRTRTLEEVGKVFGVTRERIRQIEAKALRKLRHPSRSKRLKDFLE; encoded by the coding sequence ATGGCAGAAAACAAGCCATCACGTTCAAAAGAAGCTGAATTAACTATTGAGCAGGCCAAAGACCAATTATTGGAATTAGGTAAAAAACGTGGTGTTTTAGCATATGAGGAAGTAGCAGAAAGATTATCAAATTTTGACTTAGAATCCGATCAAATGGATGAATTCTATGAGTTCCTAAATGAACAAGGTGTAGAAGTAATAGGAGATTCAGATGAAGATCCTACCATGCAGCAGCTATCAAAAGAGGAAGAATTTGACCTAAATGATTTAAGTGTTCCGTTAGGCATTAAAATAAATGACCCAGTCCGTATGTATTTAAAGGAAATTGGCCGAGTCGATTTATTATCTGCTTCGGAAGAAATTGACCTTGCAAAGAAAATTGAAGAAGGTGACGAATACGCCAAAAAAAGATTAGCTGAAGCGAACCTTCGTCTTGTTGTAAGCATAGCGAAACGTTATGTTGGACGTGGTATGTTATTTCTAGATCTTATTCAAGAAGGAAATATGGGGCTAATTAAAGCGGTAGAAAAATTCGATTTCCGTAAAGGATTTAAGTTTAGTACCTATGCAACTTGGTGGATTCGACAAGCGATTACAAGAGCCATCGCAGATCAGGCGAGAACGATTAGAATTCCTGTTCATATGGTAGAAACAATTAATAAACTGATTCGTGTCCAACGTCAATTATTACAAGATCTAGGCAGAGAACCAACTCCAGAAGAAATTGCCAAGGATATGGATTTAACACCTGACAAGGTAAGAGAAATTTTAAAAATCGCTCAAGAACCCGTATCATTGGAAACACCAATTGGTGAAGAAGATGACTCACATCTAGGTGACTTTATTGAAGACCAAGAAGCTACATCTCCATCTGATCATGCGGCATATGAATTATTAAAAGAACAATTAGAAGATGTTTTAGACACACTAACTGATCGTGAAGAAAACGTATTACGATTACGTTTCGGTTTAGATGATGGAAGAACGAGAACATTAGAGGAAGTCGGTAAGGTATTTGGCGTAACTCGCGAAAGAATTCGCCAAATTGAAGCGAAAGCATTACGAAAATTACGTCATCCAAGTCGCAGCAAACGATTAAAAGACTTCTTAGAATAA